Genomic window (Gemmatimonadales bacterium):
GATAGAGAGCTCAGCAGCCGGCTCGCTCACGCGCCACCGCAGGACGTCCGTCACTACCTCCGGCCGCTCGTCCCCCGGCCGCCACACCTCGACCACCGCGGCCTCCACATCCACGATCCAGTACTCGCCCACGTGCTGCGCCTGATAGAGGCGCCGCTTGAGCACGCGGTCGGCCCGTGCCGATGAGGGCGACAGGATCTCGACGGCGAGCAGCAGGGTCCGGAACGTCAGCCAGTCGTTCGTCACTTCAGCCTTCGGTACCACGAACAGGTCGGGCTGAACGAGCGTGTCCTCGTCCCAGGAGATATCCGCGGGAGAGGCGAGGAGTTGGAGGTCTTCCCTCGTTCTCTCGAGGTACGGCAGCAGCGCACCGATGAGCCGCATCTGCACTAGCTGGTGCCGCGGCATGGGGGCCGGCGTCACCAGCAATTCCCCCGCGATGACCTCGTACCGCTTGCCGTCATCGGGGAGCGCGCGAACCATCTCGGCCGTCCAGCGGCCGGCTGTGGCGGGCATAGCCATAGTATTCGTCCTCGGCGGCGTGTGGCGCAAGAGAGAAGCACGCGCCACACTAACACCGAGGGGCCTCGGAACCGGTACCATTTTCACGCAGTACTGGTGCGTTATCTTGCGAGCGGGTCTTCTCCCGTGCGAAGTTCCGGCCCCATGTACCGAAAGGCCGTCAACCACCTGAAGCGGGTGGACCCCAAGCTCGCCAAGGTCATCGCGCGGGTGGGCCCGTGCCGCTTCGGGCGCATCACCGACCACACGCACTTCTACCACCTGGTCCGCGCCATCGTGTACCAGCAGCTTTCGTGGAAGGCTGCCGCGACCATTCACCGCCGCTTCATCGAGCTGTTCGATTCGAGCCCGCCCCGCCCCGAAGCGGTCGCGGCGGAAAGCGAGGAGCGCCTGCGTTCGGCCGGGTTGTCGCGACAGAAGGCGTCCTACATCAAGGACCTGGGCCGCAAGGTGGCCGACGGCGAGGTCC
Coding sequences:
- a CDS encoding Uma2 family endonuclease, which codes for MPATAGRWTAEMVRALPDDGKRYEVIAGELLVTPAPMPRHQLVQMRLIGALLPYLERTREDLQLLASPADISWDEDTLVQPDLFVVPKAEVTNDWLTFRTLLLAVEILSPSSARADRVLKRRLYQAQHVGEYWIVDVEAAVVEVWRPGDERPEVVTDVLRWRVSEPAAELSI
- a CDS encoding DNA-3-methyladenine glycosylase: MYRKAVNHLKRVDPKLAKVIARVGPCRFGRITDHTHFYHLVRAIVYQQLSWKAAATIHRRFIELFDSSPPRPEAVAAESEERLRSAGLSRQKASYIKDLGRKVADGEVPLDGIDALPDLEVIEVLTKVKGIGVWSAQMFLMFRLGRPDVLPVLDLGIRKGVQLTYGMRSMPSPKRVLKLGKVWSPYSTIASWYLWRSLDGPAG